GAAGGAAAAAGCcgtgtgaaaaaaaaacaaaacattaaagGCTCATATAAGatgatgaaataaaaagaaaaaaactgcatcccattaaaaaaaattacctcaTCATTATCAGCATCTTCTTTAAAATGTCTTGAGCGCCGTTTTTCGCCGCTGGTGAGCAGTTGTGCAACTTTGGTTTGTTTAGCTAAATCTAATGCTTCTTTTTTGCTACGCAACGCACAGTCCTCCAATGTTTCGGCTGCCTCGAACATACCCTGTCGCCGGTACAGGGCGCCGAGATTCTTTAGTGTTGTCGTAACAGTTGGTGTATCGACTTTCGCCGCCTTATGCCAGCCACCGTATTCGCCGTATGGTGTATTATAACAATCATCATATTTATGTTCTTCTCGCTCCTCAGCAACCTAGCCAGAAACGATTTCAAAGGTATTGCAATACAAGACCATACAATATGTATAACTTATTATTCATAACTCACAATTGTAAAgtcaatcaaaaaaatatataaatatgcatgacTACTGAAAATAAGTAGTTgtctcatatatacatatatatgtattatatatataggtaGGTAAGTATATAAATGTTATTCAAATATACGCTGTTAAGCGGAAACACGactttttccttgtttttggtttatttctTTGTTCTTTTCGTTTGCAAAGCGCTGCTAAAGCTTTTTTGCTGCCTATTACATATTAGCTAAATAACCACAATTGATACTTACCTGCCAAATTGGCTTATTTTTGCTGTGAATGGCACCAAACTCACGTTCGTGTGCACGATTTAAGACTTGCTTATAGAGGACTTCGGCTTCTGTATATTTGCCCTGTTTCAGATAACAGCTGGCCaggttgtttttggttttggcgACATTCGAATCGTCTGGACCGAGTTTCGATTCGTATATTTCTAATGCACGTTGGTAATACTTTTCAACTTCATCGTATTTTCCCTGATTTTGACACAGCAATGCCAAATTGTTTAATTGCTTCGCCACATCGGGATGATCTTTACCGAGCACCTTTTCGCGTATTTCCAGTGCACGCTTACAAAGTGGTTCAGCATCTTTATATTTGCCACGTTTACCATACAAAACAGCTAAATTGTTTAAGGTGGCCGCTACGGCTGGATGATTTTCACCTAATGTTTTGCCCCGAATAGCCAACGCATCGTTCAGCAGGTTGGCTGCCTCTTTATATTTGTTCTAAATGTTAATTAAAGTTAAGGAAATTAGTTTAATAaaatctcatatacatatgtatgaatttctCACCTGATCGCGATAGACTAAGGCTAAAATGTTTAACATCGTAGCAACATCGGGATGATCGTGGCCACTAGTTTTCTCCAAATCTTCGAGTGCTTGTTTGCAAAGTGGAACTGCCACTTCGTATCTAATTATAAAAAGTTAGTTTtaacaaaatagaaaataaatttagcttacagttaaaaagttttaattttcttaataaacattACTCCAGCGAATGAGAAAATACAGTCATGGTCAGAAAAAAAGcatacttttaaaataaattattcaaatcagtTTTTAGTTTTATCAAATAGGCCGTTATCtcgcttatttttttattgttactctAATGTCGCAATATAACGAATTTTGCTTGGATAAAGAAATAGCACACATTtggttatttgtaaaaatattcgcTATTAACTGACAGTCGTGTAAAAGAGACTTTAACCGTAgctgttaaattaatttaaaagatttaaaaaattggtaCAATATTGCATTGTACTCTGGGAAAGaggagaattatttttgatctacGTAAAAACtgcgaaaataaataataaatttttattttaaagttatcatAACTTTCTGAAAAAATAATCCGCAATCCTGCACGTAAAACAACAGAACATGCTATGACAGATAACATGAAACAACTATCATCGCAAAAACACAGCCTAATCCTTTTAAATCTTCCCGAAAAAttatggcataaattttgaattaaccCATCCAGTAAACTAGTACGACGGCGTCTCAATTAAACCATTGCTGTCGAAAAGAAACATAAATTCACGGCTGAACTTTGCCAAAGAACATTTAGAAATGGACGTCAAATTTTGGAAGAATATTTTAGAGAGCCCTAAGTACACCACAATACCGTTAAGCATGGCGGTAATAGCGTAATGATCTGTGAAGCGTTTTTCTGGTAAAATGTTATACCATTGGTGAGGATAGATATTTTATCATCGACCAATTTTCATCCCTAAAGATTCTCAAAAATTCTATGGAACCATTCGTGTTCGAAGCGATGCAtgtatattggatttttatgcATGACAATGATCGAAAGCACGCAGCTAAAAATGTGAAGAATTAGCTCACAGCAGAAAGTATTGTCGTCCTGAGCTGGCCAACTCAAAGTCCCGATGCAAAcccctttttttaattttatggacCGATGTTAGATACATATTGctaagaaattattcaaaaattctgaaaagCTTTGGATTGGCATCAAGAAGGCGTAATACGTAATTCCATAAAATAGGTGCCAGAAGTTAGTTTGAGTTGGATTCGACGATGccaagcaattttgaaaaattgttggcaCACTTAAAAAACTTCTAATAACTTTTCTTAATTTCCGCAGAAGCGGTCTACTGTGCTATTTCTATGtccagaaattttttaaaaacgaccttttgaaaaaatttctttattccTCAATTTATGGTATGCTAAATTTGTTTTgtctttatattaataatatacatatatattatataacactacttttattttccaagacaatttttctattaaataaataaatatggctAAAAACGAGTGCAAAAACAGAGTTAGAAATGAtgcattaaaacaaatatttttttatatgaattattttttcttttttatctccAAAAActtgagcaaacattttttcattccAAATACTGggttgagaattaaaaaaataaaaaattaatcaagaaTGCCGGaatgaaagtaaaaaattttcattctaaaaatcgtgaaattaatacataaaaatttatttttaatcctACGTACtcgattgaaaaaaatttaatcctcaaattataattaaacattaaaaaaataaattgggttagaatttacattttttcgctTTGCGTACTTCGTGCTCTACTATTATTCTTAAaccattattttgaaaataaaagcatGCTTATAAGAAAGTATCAACATAATTGCTCTGTTTTTCTTATGGGTGTATggaaaactacatatgtataaccagataatttaaaattactcTTTTTATGCACTACAACATATTTCTCTCAATTATTCGCATGTAAAGTTTTATATGCTAAAACGCATTCTGCAAGTGTCAactcaattgtttttatttatagacGTTGCTCACCgctgtacatgtatatatacaaatcacATATACTTTAAGGATAATAAAAGTCCCTTTAACAATTTGTACAGAAACCTATTATGAAAAGTGCCAAATTAGTCTCCACTTCTTTCAGATCGGAAagtttgtgaaataaaaaaatttcgccaATTTACCTTATTTTAGTCGATTAGAATCCATaacatttaaatatgaaaaaaatatatatcgtaaatatgtatgtacatatgtacattaatacaaaattcaaaactagcacaacaagtttttttatttgtaactgACAACCCTATATGGGGCATATGAAATTGTGTTTTGATACAAAAAAGCCGGCAAATActtgttatataaaaatttctgcAATTATCCTTTTGCTCAGCATGCCTATAAGCTCTCTTACCTACACTCACTTTACTCATTTATTGTTCTCACACtcttaatttcattttgaaCTCAATGAACCCGCAGccacatacaaaaatatgcacGTACATACTATATTTGTATTGAAACGCATACACACCTGCCTTGCGAAGCATATTGAATCACCAAATTATGCAAAGTACGTAGACGAGCTGGTATCTCATAACCAGCAGTCGAATTAGCGAATTGACTTGGCGGCGTTGGCGACATATTGTTTCGCTCATCATTTTCTTCATCAGGAAAGAGTTCAACGACTGGATCGGTGCGGGATTTTTCGCATGAATCCTCTTGCTCCTGATTATCATCGTATTTTTTAACAGATGCCATAAATTCGAGGTGTTTTTTCTCTTCTTCCAATTGTGCTACCAATTGTTCGGAGGCTTGGAATTTTTGCTGTGTATTGGCTAGCTCATCACGTAGCCACGCATTTTCTTGATGTAATCGGCGTacttgtgtttttaatttttgtttttcggcCTCGATATTTTGCAAATGTGAGGCTAGTGCCATCATCACTTGAGCCTCAGACAAACCCAATTCaatatgttcaatattttttctaactaTATCGGATTTTTCATTTTCTCGATGAGCTTCGCCCATGCCAGTCATCAAGGAGACGTGTTCTACACGCAAGGCCTCGAGACCTTGCAGCACTGTTTTTGTATTGCTAATAATTTCGTCTTGTGTCATTTGAGTCATCTTGCCAATGCTTTCGATTTTTCGTCTGAAAATgagcaaaattgaaaaattaaaatttaatcaatCATGGCAGTTGTATGagcgtgtgtatgtgcatattagaaaatattacaaCTCGAGTTttctgtatatatgcatatatatatcgtcaaaacctcaaactttaaacttaaCTAAACATAAATACTTGATAATATTATGTTATGTTTGATAACAGTAAATTAATAGTACTTACATTCTATAGGTTCTTATTGCCTTAGATGCtatcattttgtaaaaaaaatatttttttcagtagcCAAAATCCTTCTACGTCCGTAAGCGCGTACATTTCCACTCTCTCTGTGTGTACAGATGTccaaaaatcaataatattcCTAGCATATTTACGAATGGTCTGCGCAAGCGCACGAAAAATGACGTCATTTTCAACCCCAAAACACAATTTAGACTCCAAACGTTACCATACACAAAACAACTTTTAACTTAAGGACATGAAAACAAAACCTATACGAAACTTGTTAGCAAATATCACTATAAAAATGAACTGAATAaattactatatcatataaaTGAAATGCCGCCGGTAAAAGTATATCAGTGGATTGCAATAATGTGAAAttagctataatacccttcacaaatataaaatatttcatacatgGAATGACAAAATCACACAGCTTTGTTTATCATTTCAAAATAGATTAAACATTATTAAATGTctcaataatataaaattagaaatcaGTACTAACACACTCATTCATATTGTAATAAAATcagttattttgtcaaaaatttattatggtttcccaacatttagtaaaatttctaaaggaaatttggcaaaaattacATCCGTGTACCACATTGCAGCCTGACTGGCCATTGCAGCTTTCTGGACTACTCCAATAGTAAACATATTAGCTGAACCTAGTTTACCTACCTCAGAAAACAGGTTacttttcatcacaaaaagcatGCCTACTAAACTGATCTTCGCAGAAGGATCACCCATCAAAGCTgtcctaaaaaatatattaaacagaaagCGTAAGCCCAAAAAAGTTCCAGCCTTACAAAAGCTAATTGATGCGGCAAAAGAAATGGATGTTCCTGTTACCATCCCAGCAATGCCGCGCCCTCGCGCTCCTCCATGGAATCAATCAATCTTGCGTTATTTTGGATTtggtcaaatttaaaaaagaaagcaCACCACCTAACGTTTATTTACAACTCTTTTTcgaagcaataacaataattggAAAACTCTCTACTTTGATGGTTCTATACAACAATTATGTCTGCTATACTACCTCTTTCGCTTCAGTTTTTACAGCAGAATCAACGACGCTTGAAAGATAGCAATAAAGAGTAAAGACAAGCATTTTATCTTCAGTGACTCCTTATCATCGCTCAAAGCTATCCTTAACGTAAATTTTTCTGACCAAACAATTTGCCAAGTCAGAGATATACATACTTACCGCACATATAGAAAAAACTAACTCTCATGGATACCCAGTCATATCAGCATACAAGGGAACAAAGCAAAATTAGCAACTACATCTcccttaaaatttataaataacattaacaaaaatgacatcagaaatttatccaaaaaattttatcgTGAAGCCGAAAAAGAATATGCTGGACCAGTTATTCGCACTACTACAAAAACATAAACTCCTATCGATGTCCTTCAATCTTTCTTACAACATTTAGATTTATTTAATAAGTTATGAAGCTGATGGCCTTAGTCGCTAATGCTGATACTTTTTGTATTGTTTAGGTTTAATTCTATTATCctttttcattaataataataaaaataaatcgttgCCTTTGAATCAGAATAGTTacgaaattaatttgaaattgctttttgttttttcttttaacttttacatgtttgagttgcttacaaaaaataaaaccgacaatcgattaattaactcatctatatatataaaagaaagttttgttagttacaccatttataattCAAGAACGACTGAAACGATTTGGctaaaattggtggggaggtagcttagaaccagggtaaggccATAGCATACCTTTTATCTcgttatgtcaaaatttaataaaactcataaatactaaaattatatttcaaataataagcatttgttcaaaattcatatttgtaggaatcatttcaatatatgcgtacaattttaaacagattctttcaaaataataataaaattgctaagtatttggaatagtagaaaagaagtgcaaccaaatatgcagtgaaatagattataactggcacagtaatcagtcgttgagtgtGTTATATATCACGTGAATACTGATGTCATAATCTTTCCAGtcgactttttcgtctttccacacCTGAGAACCTGGTTCATcctgtgcagtccactagaatgactgtcgattggacttcagtgggaaatgatttctattgtcacacaccgacgcaaaaattcggttttactacgattaaagagcactcaaacacttctcagaatcagttattcgttgtttttatgGGATTATGAATTGCAAgacacccactttgcacagagtcGGTGGATTTCTCTGAGCCCAAATTTTTAACTTATATCCACCGATAGTTCACTATTCGTTTCTAcacattattttttgtattaatagtgtaaataaattaatatttaactttagtttaaatccattttttcatacaaaaaccaaaatggttgcttgtaaacaaattgttattatattttgcaaaccgataaaaataaatgaagaagaaGGATTATACGATTTCATGTCGAAACCACTTAACCAATCATAATGTAACTTTCTACACTTACGAATAAAGACATTAGAAATGACACAGGATACTTATTATTTCATACGAATACATTTTTTCCgattgtgaaaaaataataatttgg
This genomic stretch from Bactrocera dorsalis isolate Fly_Bdor chromosome 5, ASM2337382v1, whole genome shotgun sequence harbors:
- the LOC105233021 gene encoding kinesin light chain isoform X1, with the translated sequence MIASKAIRTYRIRKIESIGKMTQMTQDEIISNTKTVLQGLEALRVEHVSLMTGMGEAHRENEKSDIVRKNIEHIELGLSEAQVMMALASHLQNIEAEKQKLKTQVRRLHQENAWLRDELANTQQKFQASEQLVAQLEEEKKHLEFMASVKKYDDNQEQEDSCEKSRTDPVVELFPDEENDERNNMSPTPPSQFANSTAGYEIPARLRTLHNLVIQYASQGRYEVAVPLCKQALEDLEKTSGHDHPDVATMLNILALVYRDQNKYKEAANLLNDALAIRGKTLGENHPAVAATLNNLAVLYGKRGKYKDAEPLCKRALEIREKVLGKDHPDVAKQLNNLALLCQNQGKYDEVEKYYQRALEIYESKLGPDDSNVAKTKNNLASCYLKQGKYTEAEVLYKQVLNRAHEREFGAIHSKNKPIWQVAEEREEHKYDDCYNTPYGEYGGWHKAAKVDTPTVTTTLKNLGALYRRQGMFEAAETLEDCALRSKKEALDLAKQTKVAQLLTSGEKRRSRHFKEDADNDEKGHKP
- the LOC105233021 gene encoding kinesin light chain isoform X2, with the translated sequence MTQMTQDEIISNTKTVLQGLEALRVEHVSLMTGMGEAHRENEKSDIVRKNIEHIELGLSEAQVMMALASHLQNIEAEKQKLKTQVRRLHQENAWLRDELANTQQKFQASEQLVAQLEEEKKHLEFMASVKKYDDNQEQEDSCEKSRTDPVVELFPDEENDERNNMSPTPPSQFANSTAGYEIPARLRTLHNLVIQYASQGRYEVAVPLCKQALEDLEKTSGHDHPDVATMLNILALVYRDQNKYKEAANLLNDALAIRGKTLGENHPAVAATLNNLAVLYGKRGKYKDAEPLCKRALEIREKVLGKDHPDVAKQLNNLALLCQNQGKYDEVEKYYQRALEIYESKLGPDDSNVAKTKNNLASCYLKQGKYTEAEVLYKQVLNRAHEREFGAIHSKNKPIWQVAEEREEHKYDDCYNTPYGEYGGWHKAAKVDTPTVTTTLKNLGALYRRQGMFEAAETLEDCALRSKKEALDLAKQTKVAQLLTSGEKRRSRHFKEDADNDEKGHKP
- the LOC105233021 gene encoding kinesin light chain isoform X3, encoding MIASKAIRTYRIRKIESIGKMTQMTQDEIISNTKTVLQGLEALRVEHVSLMTGMGEAHRENEKSDIVRKNIEHIELGLSEAQVMMALASHLQNIEAEKQKLKTQVRRLHQENAWLRDELANTQQKFQASEQLVAQLEEEKKHLEFMASVKKYDDNQEQEDSCEKSRTDPVVELFPDEENDERNNMSPTPPSQFANSTAGYEIPARLRTLHNLVIQYASQGRYEVAVPLCKQALEDLEKTSGHDHPDVATMLNILALVYRDQNKYKEAANLLNDALAIRGKTLGENHPAVAATLNNLAVLYGKRGKYKDAEPLCKRALEIREKVLGKDHPDVAKQLNNLALLCQNQGKYDEVEKYYQRALEIYESKLGPDDSNVAKTKNNLASCYLKQGKYTEAEVLYKQVLNRAHEREFGAIHSKNKPIWQKGHKP